GGAGAAATTTACTGaataaatgaatttacatttttgtttgtttttctgccAGACTTTTCGTAAAAGAACATCTTTAActcttgtaaataaactctataaaaaatatataaatataaatactaaaatatactttaaggaataaattaaatttgaattgcaGATACAGTGAAGGCGAAATACgtttacaaaataattaaataacataaattgataaaaaaaaaatgtattcaattcaaattgacaagtgaaaaaatgcaaagaaacgaaacaaacTCAAAGCGAACAAAGCAGAACTatgcttttagtttttctcaAACATAGAAAAcaaagaacaaaaacaaaaaacatttaactattaatttaattaaaataaataaagaattaattaattgactTTAAGTAAACTAATTAATTATGATTATGAACAAATTTCTTAAAAAAGAAGAATGAATATGagaaaagataataaaaacaagaaaaacctactattttataaaatatacaagCGTGTCTTTATTTAACGATTCTTTTGCGCATAGGATCCGAAATTAAACCAGCAGGAATACATATATGCAtctattattttgttttattttcattagtGAAACTAAGGGTCAAGGCACATTGCAGAAATACGCATTAGTTTAAAAGTACTTATAAATTAGTATACGAAAACGGGTTTGGTTAACAACGAACGAGACGAACACATTTGTAATTCCATGGGATCTTGGGATCTTCTGGTGGAGAATCACTATGCGCGAATTCGAGAGGCCTTCTTGCTTTTGTCAGCTTTGGGTGGCGGCGGTCCACTGCGTCCTGCTTGCAAGTGGCGGTTGTAGATGCTGTCAAGGAAAAGGATCAGATGAATATACATTTATGGATATATGGATCTATGGTGCACTCACATCTTATAGGTCTCCGTTTTGAGGTAGTCGATGACGTGACTAATGCCCAGCAGATATTGCTCGGCGATGGGATTGACCCAGGGATTCTCCTCCATCTTCATGACCGACTTGTTGCTCAGTAGGTCCAACTGGGCGATCTCTGGTGGCAGCACCTGCAGCCTATTGTTTTGAATATGTAGCTCCCGCAGTCGCACCAAATCCCCAACTTCGCGGGGCAATTCCAGAAGATCGTTGTCACGCAATCCGAGTATCTGCAGATTCTTCAGCTGACCCACCTCCTTCGGTATATACTCGAAGTCATTGTCGCCCAGATACAGAGCACGCAGTGTCTCCATACCAAAGAAATTACCAGGCAGGACCTGTTCGTTGAGATTGTTGTAGGACAGGTCGAGCACTTCCAGCACCGGAAAGGCTCCAAAGCCGCGAGGAAGATTTATCAGCCGATTGATGGACACATTGAGGATGCGTAGCTTTGGCATGGACGACAGCGAAACGGGCAGTTCGGTCAGCTGGTTGTTCGAGAGGTTCAGGATCTCCAGATTCAGTAGGTTCGCGATTCCCGGACTGATTACGCTGATCTTGTTGTGGGACAGGGTCAAGCGCGTGATGTTGGACATG
The sequence above is a segment of the Drosophila melanogaster chromosome 2L genome. Coding sequences within it:
- the ics gene encoding icarus, isoform C; translated protein: MSQSCIPVSAKMSKAKKVLDEARETHNPELDLADKGLSSFEELPGLFNMSNITRLTLSHNKISVISPGIANLLNLEILNLSNNQLTELPVSLSSMPKLRILNVSINRLINLPRGFGAFPVLEVLDLSYNNLNEQVLPGNFFGMETLRALYLGDNDFEYIPKEVGQLKNLQILGLRDNDLLELPREVGDLVRLRELHIQNNRLQVLPPEIAQLDLLSNKSVMKMEENPWVNPIAEQYLLGISHVIDYLKTETYKIIYNRHLQAGRSGPPPPKADKSKKASRIRA